The Pyrus communis chromosome 14, drPyrComm1.1, whole genome shotgun sequence sequence AATTATAGTCCACCTATTAGTTGAAGATGAATTGTTGGAAAAATCAGACCAATTTTGACTTTTGAACCTTTAGCTCATTCTATTgaaaatttatatatgtttttgggatatgctatccacacatcattttttacttttcacacacttaCTTTTAATTTATGTTCATTGACCTTCTTCATTTCATCAAATCCAATgcccaaaaattaaaaggatatatgagaagtaaaaaaaagtaTGTGTAGATATCTCACCATATTTTTTAACCTcttatttaaaaatgaaataaaattccGTGTCAACAAAAGtaataaaagaaattattgCATGTGGTCTCGTGGGCTTAAAGAACAAGAGAAACAAACAAAGCCCAAACCCCTTAAAACTGCATAGAAAAAGCcccattttatatataaaaaccTAAAGAAAAAACCAAGTTTGGCTTTCCCTGCAAATAAACCCTACACCCGCCTCTCTGCCTCAAGAGCATCAAAGCAGCAGCCGCAATGGTAATCTCTTCCTCCAAACCCTAACACCGCCGTCTCCATTTTCTCCTCCTccactctctcactctctctgaCTATCTCTCTCCTCCTCGTGTCTGTATTCGCAGGGTATCGATTTGGTCGCCGGtggcaagagcaagaagaccAAACGGACAGCCCCAAAGTCCGATGATATCTACCTCAAACTCCTCGTCAAGGTCCTCCCTCGAATCCAAatgtttctgggtttttgttattgtttgtgtttatgtttcCGAATTGTATTTTATGGGTATTTATGTTTTTGGATCTGCGTTTTCAGCTGTATCGGTTTCTGGTGAGGAGGACCGGCAGCAAGTTCAATGCCGTGATTCTGAAGAGGTTGTTCATGAGCAAGGTGAACAAAGCCCCTCTGTCCCTTTCCCGGTTGATTAAGTACATGACCGGAAAGGAGGGTAAGATTGCCGTGGTGGTCGGGACTGTGACCGATGACATTCGCGTTTACGATGTTCCTTGCCTGAAAGTGACCGCCCTCAGGTTCACCGAGACCGCCAGGGCTCGGATTGAGAAGGCCGGGGGCGAGTGCTTGACTTTTGACCAGCTGGCTCTCAGAGCTCCTCTTGGCCAGAACACGGTACGTCGATTTGATAGTTGCATTTGGTTTGCCTTATATGTGAATTGCAATGTTAGGAGGCTGTGTTTAGTTATCGAAATGACATGCGAATTCGCGGGATGGTTTAAATTGGTATTGAGTATCATAGCTGGGTTTGATTGTTCAATTATGCGTTCTTGCCTCCAAATGTGCACAGAAAACTTGCGGAACGGTAGAATCTGATGGAAAGTAACATGATCTTGTAGTCATTTAGTCATAAGCCATTTAAAATCGAAGAATGGGGCAAATGTTTAAAACCTGTGGTAATTATACTGGGTTCATAGAAATGGTTACGTTTGGGTTTTGGGTCGTGCCGGTATTGGTGTGCGATATGCTATGATGGCAACCTTAGCGTGGTAGATAGTTTACATGGATTTAGTTTAGTGGTCGTCATGTAGTTGACTGTTTCATGGTGATGAGAATCATGAACTACGTGCTGCTGGATGTAGGAACCATTACGTACTGAAATGAATAGAAGGTGCAAGATAGTGGTGGGTAGAATTAAGAGCCATCAGCAATACTTGgttcttgtttttgttgtaTGCTTGTGGAACTTTCGAGTTTGTTCCATTGTAAAATAACATTACAAATCTACAAGAGTATATTGTTTTGCGATACGAGACTCATTCCCTTAGGCCGTTCTATGTTCTAATAAAtctatttctattgatcattttttgtttaaggGAATGTGTGAATAAAAGGGTTCCGTTGACTGATAAACGTTAATCTTTTTCTGCAGATTCTTCTTAGAGGACCTAAGAATGCTCGTGAAGCTGTGAAGCATTTTGGACCTGCTCCTGGTGTTCCACACAGCCACACCAAACCCTATGTGCGATCAAAGGGCAGGAAGTTCGAGAAGGCCCGAGGAAAGAGAAACAGCAAGGGTTTCCGTGTTTAAGCTTTACAAAAGGAGTTATATCCCTATTTTCAGTCTTGCTTTCTTcactttgtgtttttggtggAACTCTTATGTTATCTATAGCTTACCTTCATCTGTATTTCTTTATTCCCTATGACTGTTTTAGCTTCGAGAGGAAGATCTTTAGATGTTTGAAGGATTAATGGCTACTTTAAGGAATGTATGCTATATGTTAAGATTTTGTTGAATTCGATTTTGGTTCTCAACTACACGTGATCTTAATATTTTTGGCGAAGCAAACTTGGGTTGATCGGTGAAATTTTTTCCGTAATCTTTGACAAATCTAACCAACTTATGCGATGCCTGTTAAAAGGCTGTGTCGAAATGAAAAAAGGGCCTCTGGTGCGAATTAGATCCCACCTTGCCCCCCTTTCGCGGACAAAGATGACGAATTCTGATACATCGTATCCTAGAAAGGGACTGAAGGAGATGAAATCTGCAGCTCCCCGCCGTGACTGGGCAGTGCTGAAATCTGCAGCTACTGCCGGGACAGGGCGGTGTGGAActcttagagcaactccagcgtatCAAGGCCCCTTAGGGCAACTTCCTATTGAATAGCTTTCAGActtcagtgaacagtaactgcctttaACGAACAGTAATTACTTTttacatctccactcctaaactgaatagccatggtaatatgcaataaaatattagtattttttattttataaaataataaaaaataattttatttcaaatttcggatatgatttttaattaggTCTCGTTGTATCACGTTTCATTACATactaaattacaacccaaaatatttgagaaaatataaaattgtggtgtaaggtggaagataatgataagatatttatagaaaaattaaatttttttttaatttttaaaattttggattttttttaattgtttacattttttaaaaattttattaaaaattttcatttttttattgcttttttacatttttttttattaattttataatatggTTGATGTCATTCTGACGTTAGCCATGCATCATATGGCCTCAGGCTCTTGGGCCACCAATTTGAACTGGGCCTCTCACTCGGGCCCTCCTTGCCCAACCGCTCGCATGGGCTAGAGAAGGTAGCTGGGGCTATTGGATCATCAAAGTCGCCGGTCCATCAGGCTCCAGCTCctgctggagttgctcttaggaTCGGCAAGAAGTCTGTTAGAATCATCTCCACTACTAGTTATGCCTCCCTGCCAAAGCattcttccaagttccaaccgAGTAGTTTTACCATCTCATGAGCCTCGGACGGTTTACAAATCACGGTGCCATGCGCTCTAGTTCGTCTTTTTGTGATATAGATTGGCATCTTGCTATCGGGGGCTAGGTTCTTTCTAATCGCTTCGAACGAGAGGTTAGGTGCAAGTAGTAGTCCAATTACTTGGTCCCGGTGTAACAGAGAAATGAGGCCACCAGCATAATTGAAAGACGGAACAAGCTCTGCATATTATTACATGATTGGGGTGACAATTACAGAACAGGCAAACCCGAAGGACGAAAACCTCAAACACAACTAATTTCAGACATCATCACCCTAACCTGTAAGGGCGTAGAAGAAACTCTTCAACTGCAAAGAGAAACAAACTAAAGGACGCTGGCGTGCTCATCTAGTTAATGGAAATCAGAACTTCTTGATGAAGTCGTAGACATGCTGACTGACTTCGTCTGGCTTTTCCTGGTTAATGAAGTGAGCTGCATCTTCCATCACAACCACCTCTTGCAGAAACGCCACATCTCTCTTGAACCCACCTTTATGTATGTAGTTCTGGATACCTGGAATATGATAGGTGATGTCCAGGTCCCCCACGATAAACTTAACCGGTACCTTGATTTGTAGCCCCGTCCATGGTCCAGTAAGCTCCCAGGTTCTGCAACAACCAACGAACAAAGTACAAAATTACTTCTTCAATCTTAAGAAAGAACCATGCTTTTGATAAATCGAAACGAATTCACAAGGGTATGTACAATTGTACATACAAGTTCAAAGCTCGATAGTAGTTCAATCCCCCAGTAAATCCTGTCTTGCTGAACTTGCTGGCAAAATAGTTAACGTCCTCTTCTGTCAGCCAAGCGGGCAAGGTCACTGGAGCTGCCCAAGATTTTAATCCTTGGTCCTTTGGTATGCATGGAGGCTTTGGACTGCGGCCGGTGAGAAAACGTTTCATGACCGCTGCAGTATCAATGCTATCGAAATCTTGTTCGATCTCTCCCGGTTCCTATAACAcaaacaacaattttttttttttcaatttataagTTAAAATAAGCATTTGAGTAACAAGAGCGATGCCGCAACAAAATCAGGAAGTAACAAACTTGAACATATTCAGTCCTTGACATTAACAAGGTTACAAATTAGTCCCAAATGGGTCAGATTAATTAATCTCCAACTGTCTTTAGCCGACGAATTTTCAGCATTGAAAATACTCCATAACATGAAAATGAATTGGCTATGATTAATCGATCTTCTACTTTAGAGTAATCTAAACCACGGGAAGGGGAATCACATCCGCTATGGCCAAATGTGGCTATGCCCATGTCTGCAAAACCAAAATTATATAGCTAAACAATAGCATTCAGTAATTCTGAATGCCTGAGCAATACTAACAATAGTAAAATGTATATTCCATGAAAGTTATACCATCTTGGTAAATATTGAGATTTGACTATCTCCGTATGAAATCAAACAATTTTAGAACTTTACTATGTTTAAGCCCTTACATTAGAAAGAGATAAACCAAAAACAGCCAAAATAACAGAACTTCCTCTTTTGTGTAGAGAGAAAAAGGGAAATTGGAAAGATTTGTTACTATGCACTACGGTCGGTGGGATTCCCTCCGCCTGTAAGTGAGAGCAGGGCAGATGGACAAAAGGACCAAGGTGGTCCCAGGACTGCCGGAGTtgaaaaatatacatgtgaTACATGTGAAGTCTTCCGAGAATATCGAATATTTGgtatggattttttttgtgCCGACCAAATGATTGTGATGTAATGTTTGCTAGCCATATTCCAACAGGTTGGGCACAAATTCTGTAAATAtcaatcatcaaattgcttcaCCATATGTTGATATGTCGTATCTATTGACATGTGCGGTACATGATTTGgttgacaacaacaaattcTTGGACGAAATTCCTAACTTGTACTTTTAACACTGGGACCTAAGAATTCGAACGCTGGATCCACTTCGTGGGAGGTATGAGGTTTGACTCCCACGAGTTAGATAGCTGATGTGTAACTTAGTCCAAATCCTGCGTCTTAGTGTGCAAATATATTGTATTACAATAATTCGCAAAAGGGTTAAAATTTCCAGATCAGGACGAAGAAGAAACTAAAAGTTAAAGGAATCTGATTACCTGAAACCTGCAAATGTAGTAATCGTCGCCAAACAGTGCCCTGAAAGTATCGATAGGCTTTCTTTTAGGGTTCCTGGGACTGAAAGCCACGCTCATGTTGACCAAGGCCTTGACACGGTCGGGCCGGAACAGGCAGAACCACCAGGCCATGACGGCACCCCAGTCGTGGGCGACCAGGAAGACTTGGTCAATACCCAGATGGTCAAGCAGCCCGATGAGGTCGCCGACTATGTGCATGGCCGTGTAGGACGTCGGAGACGGTGGCGCGTCGGTGTCACCGAAACCTCGGAGGTCGGGGGCTATGCAGCGGTATCCCAAGGAAGACAGAGAGAGGAGCTGGTGGCGCCAGGAGTACCAGAGCTCCGGGAATCCGTGGAGGAAGAGCACCGGTGGGCCCGTTCCGATTGAAGCGACGTGCATGTTTATGCCGTTTGTGGGCACCATCGTGTGCTCGATGTTCTCCATTGTTGACACTCTGTGTGTTTCTTGGTCTCTGTTTATCTTCTCTTTTGTGCTTGGTCTGGTTTTGTGGGTATATATATGGATGAAAATGAATAGGAAATTAGCTTTTCAGTTCAAATTCTAAAAATGTGAGCTatcttttctatttgttttttttttatgtgcttttttcactcatcatttttatttattaaatagattttaaaaaattaactattttAGTTGTAttataagaattttttttagtacctctatatttttacactaaagatTGGGGAGTTCGGTTAAACCACATAATGGACAACttaatttgatattgaattcacaatccacgagatttgaacctaagacctctcgtTATTTCATGGACACGCACGATCCTTAACATCCTCtaagctttttcttaatttagttTTTCGTCGAGACCAACTAGGTTGTGGTCATATTCGCTAAATTTTAGGGCACAACATACGTGCAACATAACTAGTGAACATTCCTGCTTCTCATATTAAGATGTAGCTATGCACACCATATGCACATTATagaaaaaattcacaaatttatgCAATTGGACACTGGAACCACAAATTGTTCTATCCCAGTTTCGTAGCAcgtcaaaacccaaaatttattCCACAACCCATAGGCCTTAACATGAAACACAAGCCCTAATTTAACTTCAAAGTATTAATTTATCTTACAAACAACCTatttattccataaatcattgatgaaggaacttggaacTAAACATCCTACCTTACTATATCTGCCGAAGTTTCAATCgtcagaaaaaaaatgaaactttccagccaaaacaaaaaatataacattCTAATTACATGCCAGCTCTTTTCAGATTTCAAAGATAGTTGATTCGAAAAAAATCCATCAGTACTCTTCGGATCCTACCAACGGATTAGGATTCTTTTCGGGTCCCTTTCATTCGTACTCTTCGGATCCTACAATTATGAAGCTGAAGAGATAGATATGAAGAATTGAGAAGACGATGAACAAAAGTTTGAAAGTGAATAGAAAATTAATTCCTGACCCACTCCAAGCATTCATAAGTTAGTTTCCCGAATTTATGAGCTTAGCATGCAATGGTCAGTTGTATGCCTAATAAGCTAATACTACGTGTCAAAATGGCAACACCGTTCTGTCGCTACCACCAATACTAATAAAGAGACCTTCAAACCATTGTCCCATCATGGCGAAGCAGGATAGGGTTGCCCGGACAGGCAAATATGCGGTAGATAGAGTAATCAATGCGAGATCAACTTGTATAACACAAGTGTACCGTCGTGATAGCATGTTgttttaataatataaatatatgtaaagAGAAACTAATACATGTTTTTGAATATGGCATGGGGCATTACCATATACGACtcatttcatataattatttCTCTATCAATACACATTATGTAAACATTAATAGACTGAATTGAATAAAGAGTGACCTCGAGCCAATAAGACTTTCATTTGCAAGGGTCGGAGGAGGAGGAACTTCTATCGAACAACTTTACTCTTGTTTTGCAAACACCACAATTCGAACACGTaatattttgaacaaaaaagaacaaCTATTTCATTGCACCAAGGCTTGCCTTCAATTTACTGAATTGAAAGCATTCAATATCTTCTTAGGTGACAGCGGTTATAGGCACTTAATAGTTTATGGCCAGGATACCACCCAACACACAAATTATTTGAAGTTTAATGCATTCATATGATTTTGCAGAAGATAAAATTAGGTTCGTGATTTATGCACATTCAGTATTTGGCCCAAACCCACATGTATCGGGCCGGGTTCAGACTTGATTTCACTTGAAAATCTGATGAGGTTATGTTGGGGAAGTGTATTTTGGCCCAAATCAATTTAATGAGCATAGGCATCCCATCCCATCTGTACTACTGCAGTTATTGACGCAGGCCTATTGCATAGTTTAGTCCTTTGTTGGACTGAAAAGATATTTCACAATACATCGAAATTTcgagtttgatttttataaattgaaataataatCACACAGTCAGTCGAAAAATTTAGcttctaataatttttttttctttcaattatataataacatagtACACCACCTCATATTTCGACCATACTGAAACATTTTTCTGACATGCATGCATATAAGAGAAATAACTTTAGCAAGAGCAGCTAGCTTTCGTCGGCACATATGCATGCCCAGGTGCTGAGGCTCTTAAAAACAACCCACCAAACTCAAAGTCCCAAACTTTATCAGTCATCACTACCAATTGCAGAGCCAACAACCCTTCCTCTTCCCCCATAACTTAAGCCCCATCCTTCTCCTTTAAGTTTCAAACACAATGTTTGAAAACTCACCCACTCCATTGATCCACAAACCCACCCACTACGCTTTGAATGGCAAGATCATGCTCTGCTGAGTCATCATTCTATTCGTTGTAGTTTCCACCATCGCTTGCTTCTAATAACATAAATGTTAGTATTGTTAGAAGGGTATTATTGTAATCGGGATATATAGCTATATAAGGGATTGTATAGCTAGTATTTCATTAAGTTCATTTGTATACATTTTCTTCATTCAATCAATAAAATCTCTCTGGTTTTCTCTCTATCACTTTTCTCTTCCTTTGTACCAACTTCATCTTTTACAAT is a genomic window containing:
- the LOC137715503 gene encoding large ribosomal subunit protein eL18y, translating into MGIDLVAGGKSKKTKRTAPKSDDIYLKLLVKLYRFLVRRTGSKFNAVILKRLFMSKVNKAPLSLSRLIKYMTGKEGKIAVVVGTVTDDIRVYDVPCLKVTALRFTETARARIEKAGGECLTFDQLALRAPLGQNTILLRGPKNAREAVKHFGPAPGVPHSHTKPYVRSKGRKFEKARGKRNSKGFRV
- the LOC137714082 gene encoding uncharacterized protein, yielding MENIEHTMVPTNGINMHVASIGTGPPVLFLHGFPELWYSWRHQLLSLSSLGYRCIAPDLRGFGDTDAPPSPTSYTAMHIVGDLIGLLDHLGIDQVFLVAHDWGAVMAWWFCLFRPDRVKALVNMSVAFSPRNPKRKPIDTFRALFGDDYYICRFQEPGEIEQDFDSIDTAAVMKRFLTGRSPKPPCIPKDQGLKSWAAPVTLPAWLTEEDVNYFASKFSKTGFTGGLNYYRALNLTWELTGPWTGLQIKVPVKFIVGDLDITYHIPGIQNYIHKGGFKRDVAFLQEVVVMEDAAHFINQEKPDEVSQHVYDFIKKF